The following coding sequences lie in one Paenibacillus durus ATCC 35681 genomic window:
- the rpiB gene encoding ribose 5-phosphate isomerase B, with the protein MKIAVAGDHAGFSLKEEVKALLTSQGHEVVDFGTHSEEASDLPDYIYPAALAVAEGKADRGIFIDGVGYGSAMIANKIYGVYAAVCQDPFCAELARSHSDTNVLCIGGKIIGSAIALEIVKVWMTTDHLGDVEKYKRRVDKVVEISEKHLKKLSEL; encoded by the coding sequence ATGAAAATTGCGGTTGCGGGCGATCATGCGGGTTTTTCCTTGAAAGAAGAAGTAAAAGCTTTACTAACCAGCCAAGGGCATGAGGTAGTGGATTTCGGAACGCATAGTGAGGAAGCTTCCGATTTGCCTGATTATATTTATCCTGCGGCTTTGGCAGTGGCTGAAGGGAAGGCGGACCGCGGGATTTTTATTGATGGTGTAGGCTATGGAAGCGCTATGATTGCTAATAAAATCTATGGGGTGTACGCGGCGGTCTGTCAGGACCCGTTCTGTGCGGAACTGGCGCGGTCTCACTCCGACACTAACGTACTGTGCATCGGCGGAAAAATTATCGGCTCGGCTATCGCCCTCGAAATCGTAAAGGTGTGGATGACGACCGACCACCTTGGAGACGTTGAGAAATACAAGCGCCGCGTGGATAAAGTGGTTGAAATATCGGAGAAGCACTTGAAAAAACTGTCCGAGCTTTGA
- a CDS encoding UPF0158 family protein, protein MDKLTLTEAQLREIVDSYDMQHEGIDSFFNLESKEVVFVNNEFSDPEDEELEEEIEEGFGEIWFRLPERYSSDGYRDMEDFVDIVSDERLRELLITSLRGGRGFFRRFKDTLGDNPEELERYYQFVYERNRERVLKWMEAEFDLEIEIIGGED, encoded by the coding sequence ATGGATAAACTAACTCTAACTGAAGCGCAACTACGAGAGATTGTCGACAGCTACGATATGCAGCATGAGGGGATCGATTCTTTTTTCAATCTGGAGAGCAAGGAGGTTGTCTTCGTCAATAATGAATTTTCTGATCCGGAGGACGAGGAATTGGAAGAGGAGATTGAAGAGGGGTTTGGCGAAATCTGGTTCCGCTTGCCAGAACGGTATTCCAGCGACGGGTACCGGGATATGGAGGATTTTGTAGATATTGTATCGGACGAACGACTGAGAGAGCTGTTGATAACGTCCCTTAGAGGGGGACGCGGGTTTTTTCGCCGTTTTAAAGATACGCTGGGCGACAACCCTGAAGAACTTGAACGTTACTATCAGTTTGTGTATGAACGCAACCGCGAACGGGTACTAAAGTGGATGGAAGCAGAGTTTGATTTGGAGATAGAGATAATAGGCGGGGAAGATTAA
- a CDS encoding CopG family ribbon-helix-helix protein, whose translation MANLQNTKRIMISLPDHLLQEVDGIVQMENSNRSELIRQAMKLYLSERRKRSIRESMQRGYMEMAKINLTMACEAFLAEEDADSTLGRLVSGV comes from the coding sequence TTGGCCAATTTGCAGAACACCAAAAGAATCATGATCAGCTTGCCCGATCATCTCTTGCAGGAGGTGGACGGAATTGTCCAGATGGAGAATTCCAATCGCAGTGAATTGATTCGGCAAGCCATGAAGCTGTATCTCAGCGAACGGAGGAAGCGTTCCATAAGGGAGTCTATGCAGCGCGGATACATGGAAATGGCTAAGATCAACTTGACCATGGCATGTGAAGCGTTCCTTGCCGAGGAAGATGCAGACAGTACTCTTGGCCGCTTAGTAAGCGGGGTGTAG
- the alr gene encoding alanine racemase → MQESYRPTVAEIDLDALRANYESFRRHLPAGVKFMACVKGNAYGHGAVEVTRELERLGADYVSVAFLDEAIELRQAGIVLPILVLGYTPPEAIAAAWENDVTVTLFTPEGLEAASKLPLNDSRKLKVHIKIDSGMGRLGLLPDDVPLFIEEAQRVRQIELEGMFTHFAKADEADKSYTLEQYRRFMGVTEALRERQIHIPIIHTGNSATAIDTPHLSPNMVRVGVSIYGFYPSTEVNRQQVKLHPVMTLKTKAVYVKSLPESWGVSYGTRYRADNGEYIATLPIGYADGYSRMLSGKAEVLIRGRRVPVVGTICMDQCMVSLKSFANEAEQIKAGEEVVLIGRQAGVSITADELALLLGTIHYEVTCMLAHRVPRVYIREGSAPRLVNALLQAPSPNPVS, encoded by the coding sequence GTGCAAGAAAGCTATCGACCGACCGTGGCCGAGATTGATTTGGATGCTTTGCGTGCCAATTATGAAAGCTTTCGGCGGCATTTGCCGGCGGGCGTGAAGTTTATGGCATGCGTCAAAGGCAACGCATACGGCCACGGGGCCGTGGAGGTGACGCGCGAGCTGGAACGACTGGGTGCGGACTATGTAAGTGTAGCTTTTCTGGATGAGGCGATCGAGCTGCGCCAGGCGGGAATTGTCCTGCCGATTCTGGTGCTCGGCTATACGCCGCCGGAAGCTATTGCCGCCGCCTGGGAGAACGATGTGACCGTGACGCTTTTTACCCCGGAAGGGTTGGAAGCGGCATCCAAACTTCCTTTGAATGACAGCCGGAAGCTGAAGGTGCATATCAAGATTGACAGCGGCATGGGCCGGCTCGGGCTTCTTCCGGACGATGTGCCGCTGTTCATCGAAGAGGCGCAGCGTGTCCGGCAGATCGAATTGGAGGGGATGTTTACTCATTTTGCCAAAGCGGATGAAGCAGACAAAAGCTATACACTGGAGCAGTACCGACGGTTCATGGGCGTGACGGAAGCGCTTCGGGAAAGACAGATTCATATCCCGATCATACATACGGGCAACAGCGCTACGGCCATTGATACCCCTCATTTATCTCCGAACATGGTGCGTGTGGGCGTCAGCATATACGGATTCTACCCGTCGACGGAAGTGAACCGGCAGCAGGTCAAGCTGCACCCGGTCATGACGCTGAAGACGAAAGCCGTCTATGTAAAAAGCCTACCGGAGAGCTGGGGCGTCAGCTACGGAACCCGCTACCGGGCGGACAACGGCGAATATATTGCCACGCTACCCATCGGGTACGCAGACGGATATTCCCGGATGCTAAGCGGTAAGGCGGAGGTGCTAATACGCGGCCGCCGCGTTCCTGTCGTCGGAACCATCTGCATGGACCAGTGTATGGTATCGCTCAAATCTTTCGCCAATGAGGCGGAACAAATCAAAGCCGGCGAAGAGGTTGTCCTCATCGGCCGCCAGGCTGGCGTCTCCATAACGGCAGACGAGCTGGCTCTCCTTCTTGGAACGATTCACTACGAGGTGACCTGCATGCTGGCCCACCGGGTGCCGCGCGTCTATATTCGCGAAGGCTCGGCTCCCCGTCTGGTAAATGCCTTACTTCAAGCCCCAAGCCCAAATCCTGTAAGTTAA
- a CDS encoding outer membrane lipoprotein-sorting protein, with protein sequence MRRIAWVLAIIMSVTLIMTGCGKKDSASVVKDLNDVADKLESKTGAYQGEGTMTLYTGEQPQEYRVEVWYKNPSYYRISLANVQKNITQIVLRNDEGVFVLTPSLGKSFRFQSDWPDKQGQVYLYQTLVKGIVADNNRQFVADKDSYVFEVAANYQSSALVRQKIWLDKKTYAPKQVQVSDSEAKVVVDVKFNKFAFNPEFSADSFDMQKNMASGGNSKNTVAQVDENGNPLPAADNQEGTQAQANAALGDFGIIEPGYTPEGVTFKDSNKVENSDNHAVLLRYDGIYQYTIMESRPLDQAVSLAPGTLIDLGFTAGLLTGDEQQTLTWMSGDGVEFRITSANLPPSEMMEIAASMQDQTGK encoded by the coding sequence ATGCGCCGGATTGCATGGGTACTCGCGATCATTATGAGCGTTACCCTGATCATGACAGGCTGCGGGAAGAAGGACTCCGCATCTGTGGTTAAGGATTTGAACGACGTTGCCGACAAGCTGGAGAGCAAGACGGGAGCCTATCAGGGGGAGGGCACGATGACCCTCTATACCGGCGAGCAGCCTCAGGAGTACAGGGTTGAGGTATGGTATAAAAACCCTTCTTACTATCGCATCAGTCTGGCCAATGTGCAGAAGAATATTACTCAGATCGTGCTCCGCAACGATGAAGGCGTGTTCGTGCTGACGCCGAGCCTCGGCAAGAGCTTCCGGTTCCAAAGCGACTGGCCGGACAAACAAGGGCAGGTCTACCTGTATCAGACGCTGGTGAAAGGCATCGTCGCCGACAACAACCGCCAATTCGTGGCTGACAAGGACAGCTATGTATTCGAAGTAGCCGCCAATTATCAGAGCAGCGCCCTGGTACGTCAGAAGATCTGGCTCGACAAAAAGACCTATGCGCCCAAGCAGGTACAGGTATCCGATTCGGAAGCCAAGGTTGTGGTGGACGTAAAGTTCAACAAGTTCGCTTTCAATCCGGAGTTTTCCGCGGATTCTTTTGATATGCAGAAGAATATGGCTTCGGGGGGGAATTCGAAAAATACGGTCGCTCAGGTCGACGAGAACGGCAATCCGCTGCCCGCAGCCGACAACCAGGAGGGAACGCAAGCTCAGGCGAATGCGGCCCTTGGCGATTTTGGCATTATTGAGCCGGGCTATACTCCGGAAGGCGTGACGTTCAAGGATTCCAATAAAGTCGAGAACAGCGACAATCACGCCGTACTTCTGCGGTATGACGGAATTTACCAGTATACGATCATGGAATCGCGCCCGCTGGATCAAGCTGTGTCGCTCGCGCCGGGAACGCTCATCGATCTTGGTTTTACGGCGGGACTGCTGACCGGGGATGAACAGCAGACCTTGACTTGGATGTCGGGTGATGGAGTGGAGTTCCGGATTACAAGCGCGAACCTTCCTCCTAGTGAAATGATGGAAATTGCCGCTTCTATGCAGGATCAAACGGGTAAATAA
- a CDS encoding type II toxin-antitoxin system PemK/MazF family toxin: protein MIVKRGDVFFADLSPVVGSEQGGVRPVLVIQNDIGNRFSPTVIVAAITAQIQKAKLPTHVEIDASSHGFDRDSVILLEQVRTIDKQRLTDKITHLDDETMKKVDDSLQISLGLIDF, encoded by the coding sequence TTGATCGTAAAACGCGGCGATGTTTTCTTTGCCGATCTTTCGCCGGTAGTTGGTTCCGAGCAGGGCGGGGTAAGGCCTGTTCTCGTCATTCAGAACGATATTGGCAATCGCTTTAGTCCAACGGTAATTGTTGCGGCAATTACCGCACAGATCCAGAAGGCCAAGCTGCCTACTCATGTGGAAATTGACGCGTCATCCCACGGCTTTGACCGGGATTCCGTCATTCTGCTGGAGCAGGTTCGGACGATCGACAAGCAGCGCTTAACGGATAAGATCACCCATCTTGATGACGAAACGATGAAAAAGGTGGATGACTCGCTGCAGATCAGTCTGGGTCTGATTGATTTTTGA
- the hepT gene encoding type VII toxin-antitoxin system HepT family RNase toxin — translation MNRDILLNKTENIRICIIFNLQRCCEACIELAMHSVSELKLGVSQSSRDAFEMLYNKGIIDEKLKEYMSR, via the coding sequence ATGAATCGCGATATTTTGCTGAACAAGACCGAAAACATTCGAATCTGTATCATTTTTAATCTGCAAAGATGCTGCGAGGCGTGTATCGAATTGGCAATGCATTCGGTTTCCGAATTGAAATTGGGGGTTTCCCAGAGTAGCAGGGACGCTTTTGAAATGCTGTATAACAAAGGAATCATAGACGAGAAATTGAAAGAATACATGAGCCGTTGA
- a CDS encoding Tex family protein, whose product MNIVSDEAARRERQMMIGQIAKELGLSERQVGTTAGLLDEGNTIPFIARYRKEMTGELDENALRDIEERLSYLRSLGERKREVIRIIEEQGKLTDELREQIAGAVKLQEVEDLYRPYRQKRKTRASVAKEKGLGPLADWIMEQRRGGNPEAEAGKYVDPAKGVESAEQALQGAQDIIAEAIADDAAVRSWVRQFTASQGILVSEAKDKEQESVYENYYSYREPVHKMPPHRILAINRGERENVLKVSIEVDAARIHAHITRKLVKGPSPVKELLEAVAEDAYKRLIAPSVEREVRGEMTEKGENQAISIFSGNLRSLLLQPPVKGRRVLGVDPAYRTGCKLAVVDETGKLLEVAVTYPTPPHNKKREAAEKFKELIAKYGIQLIVIGNGTGSRETEQFTAETIAEIGDPGLAYLIVNEAGASVYSASKLAQEEFPDLDVAERSAASIARRVQDPLAELVKIEPKAIGVGQYQHDVSQKHLDESLTAVVESAVNHVGVDVNTASPSLLSYVAGINSTIAKNIVKFREENGSFKNRKQLQKVPRLGAKSYEQCIGFLRIPEGENTLDRTPIHPESYDVVSRLFKELGLALSQIGSKELAAELAAQNPEELAARLDVGVPTLRDILESLQRPGRDPREELPPPIFRTDVLKIEDLAPGMELQGTVRNVIDFGAFVDIGIKNDGLVHISQLSSSFVKHPMDVVSVGDNVTVWVLSVDLKKGRVSLTMRPPRGE is encoded by the coding sequence ATGAATATCGTTTCGGATGAAGCGGCGCGCCGGGAACGGCAAATGATGATCGGCCAGATTGCAAAAGAACTCGGCCTATCTGAGCGGCAGGTCGGAACCACAGCGGGACTGCTGGATGAGGGCAACACGATTCCATTCATCGCCCGGTACCGCAAAGAGATGACCGGAGAGCTGGACGAGAACGCGCTGCGTGATATTGAGGAACGGCTGAGCTATTTGCGTTCCCTTGGCGAGCGCAAACGTGAAGTCATCCGCATCATCGAGGAGCAGGGCAAGCTTACGGATGAGCTGCGTGAGCAAATAGCAGGGGCAGTCAAGCTTCAGGAAGTGGAAGATTTGTACCGTCCGTACCGCCAGAAGCGCAAGACCCGGGCGAGCGTCGCCAAGGAAAAAGGACTGGGGCCGCTGGCCGACTGGATCATGGAGCAGCGGCGCGGCGGAAACCCGGAAGCAGAGGCCGGAAAATATGTCGATCCGGCTAAAGGCGTGGAGTCGGCGGAACAAGCCCTGCAGGGAGCGCAGGACATTATTGCCGAGGCCATCGCCGATGATGCGGCGGTCCGTTCCTGGGTGCGCCAATTTACCGCCTCTCAGGGCATTCTCGTTTCCGAGGCGAAGGACAAAGAGCAGGAATCCGTCTACGAGAATTATTACAGCTACCGCGAGCCGGTCCACAAAATGCCGCCGCATCGTATCCTCGCCATCAACCGCGGGGAGCGGGAGAATGTGCTGAAGGTCAGCATTGAGGTGGATGCGGCCCGTATCCATGCGCATATCACACGCAAGCTGGTCAAAGGTCCGTCACCGGTTAAGGAGCTGCTCGAAGCCGTGGCCGAGGATGCCTACAAGCGTCTGATCGCTCCGTCGGTGGAGCGTGAAGTGCGCGGGGAGATGACGGAGAAAGGCGAGAATCAGGCCATTTCGATCTTCTCCGGCAACCTGCGCAGCCTGCTGCTGCAGCCGCCGGTCAAGGGACGCCGCGTCCTCGGCGTCGACCCTGCGTACCGCACCGGCTGCAAGCTGGCGGTCGTCGACGAGACCGGCAAGCTGCTGGAGGTGGCGGTAACTTACCCGACACCGCCGCATAACAAGAAGCGCGAGGCGGCGGAGAAGTTCAAAGAGCTGATTGCCAAGTACGGCATCCAGCTCATCGTCATCGGCAACGGCACCGGCTCGCGGGAGACGGAGCAGTTCACCGCCGAGACCATCGCTGAGATCGGCGACCCCGGGCTGGCCTACCTCATCGTCAATGAGGCCGGGGCCAGCGTGTACTCCGCCTCCAAGCTGGCGCAGGAGGAGTTCCCGGACCTGGATGTGGCCGAGCGCAGCGCCGCATCGATTGCCCGCCGCGTGCAGGACCCGCTGGCGGAGCTGGTCAAGATCGAGCCGAAGGCGATCGGCGTCGGACAGTACCAGCACGATGTGTCCCAGAAGCATCTGGACGAGAGCCTCACAGCGGTGGTGGAATCGGCGGTTAACCATGTCGGCGTCGATGTGAATACCGCATCTCCGTCGCTGCTCTCCTACGTGGCCGGCATCAACTCGACCATTGCCAAGAATATCGTTAAGTTCCGCGAAGAGAACGGCAGCTTTAAGAACCGTAAACAGCTGCAAAAGGTGCCGCGTCTCGGCGCCAAATCATATGAGCAGTGCATCGGTTTCCTGCGTATTCCGGAAGGCGAGAATACGCTTGACCGCACGCCGATTCATCCCGAGTCGTATGATGTAGTCAGCCGATTGTTCAAGGAGCTGGGGCTTGCGCTGTCGCAGATCGGCAGCAAAGAGCTGGCTGCGGAGCTTGCCGCTCAGAATCCCGAGGAGCTGGCGGCCAGGCTGGACGTCGGCGTGCCGACGCTGCGCGACATTCTGGAGAGCCTTCAGCGTCCCGGACGCGACCCCCGCGAGGAGCTGCCCCCGCCGATCTTTCGCACCGATGTGCTGAAGATTGAGGATTTGGCGCCGGGCATGGAGCTGCAGGGTACGGTACGCAACGTTATCGACTTCGGAGCCTTCGTCGATATCGGCATCAAGAATGACGGGCTGGTGCATATTTCCCAGCTTAGTTCAAGCTTCGTCAAGCATCCGATGGACGTCGTGTCCGTCGGCGACAATGTGACCGTCTGGGTCCTCAGCGTCGATCTGAAGAAAGGCCGGGTCAGCCTGACCATGCGCCCGCCGCGCGGCGAATAA